A stretch of the Solanum dulcamara chromosome 6, daSolDulc1.2, whole genome shotgun sequence genome encodes the following:
- the LOC129893038 gene encoding defensin D1-like yields the protein MAKHTIFLALLFCIFLVAATEIQMAEGKYCWKKSDKWNGPCQYSYKCSHHCKHYYGAKYGICKKYKPWGHKYYWAKYACYCYSPCHY from the exons ATGGCAAAGCATACTATTTTTCTCGCCCTTCTCTTCTGCATCTTCCTTGTTGCTGCAACTG AAATACAAATGGCAGAAGGCAAATATTGTTGGAAAAAAAGTGACAAGTGGAATGGGCCTTGTCAATACTCTTACAAATGTAGTCATCATTGCAAGCACTACTATGGAGCTAAATATGGTATCTGTAAGAAGTACAAACCATGGGGTCACAAATATTACTGGGCAAAGTATGCTTGCTACTGCTACTCACCTtgccactactaa